The Sphingomonas sp. IW22 genome window below encodes:
- a CDS encoding aspartyl protease family protein, with amino-acid sequence MSRRSLVARLVACGTGLVLGSPTLARQTSRSAGSWNFGAAHLEWEPLEVGTGDTLLVSAQVRGVPVRAVLDSGSGASIMSTALAAKLGLNDGERRMISGLSAKAPVLLVRDIDVQLARETRRLPFAVVGDLSSVSAAFGRPIDILLGADMFTGSCIALDFAKRRMAVVKSGTFLAGPDWRAVALGRGAKQELFIRASVSGLPPVPLMIDLGSSAALMLSSAYARDQGLLNGKLVSTAAIGGVDGVRINDAFTIQNINIEGLGVSNVPTLGMRAWLSTSTVGNVGLPLIAQFDVVFDVTAGFVWLRPLGPRRRLPMLKDRSGLGLAASPTALTVVHVAANSPAEKAGWAVGDRIVAVNGHSIDANYTRGELWQVRSRPAGTLVKLTMASGDVRELRLADYY; translated from the coding sequence ATGTCTCGACGCTCATTAGTGGCGCGGCTGGTGGCCTGTGGAACCGGCTTGGTGCTCGGTTCTCCAACGCTCGCGCGACAGACTTCCCGGTCTGCGGGCTCGTGGAACTTCGGTGCGGCTCACCTCGAATGGGAGCCGCTGGAAGTCGGCACGGGTGATACCCTCCTTGTTTCGGCACAAGTGCGCGGAGTGCCGGTGCGGGCGGTGCTCGACAGTGGCAGCGGCGCGTCGATCATGAGCACGGCGCTCGCGGCGAAGCTCGGCTTGAACGATGGTGAGCGGCGCATGATTAGCGGGCTGAGCGCCAAGGCCCCGGTGCTGCTGGTCCGCGACATCGACGTACAGCTCGCCCGCGAAACCCGTCGCTTACCCTTTGCCGTCGTTGGTGATCTGAGTTCAGTGTCGGCGGCCTTCGGACGACCGATCGATATCCTCCTCGGTGCCGATATGTTCACGGGTAGCTGCATCGCGCTCGATTTCGCGAAAAGGCGTATGGCGGTCGTCAAGTCAGGCACGTTTCTCGCCGGTCCCGACTGGCGCGCTGTCGCGCTCGGGCGCGGTGCCAAGCAGGAGCTGTTCATTCGAGCTTCCGTCTCGGGTTTGCCTCCCGTGCCCTTGATGATCGATCTTGGCAGCTCGGCCGCGCTGATGCTCTCGTCGGCCTATGCCCGCGATCAAGGGCTGTTGAACGGGAAGCTCGTCTCGACCGCGGCGATCGGCGGCGTCGATGGTGTGCGTATCAACGATGCTTTCACGATCCAGAACATCAACATCGAAGGGCTTGGCGTCTCGAACGTCCCCACACTCGGGATGAGAGCTTGGCTCTCCACCAGCACGGTTGGCAATGTCGGCCTACCGCTGATCGCTCAATTCGACGTGGTGTTCGACGTGACCGCCGGATTCGTGTGGCTCCGGCCACTCGGTCCTCGTCGTCGCCTGCCGATGCTGAAGGACCGTAGCGGCCTTGGCCTCGCAGCCTCACCAACGGCGCTCACCGTTGTTCATGTGGCGGCGAACAGTCCCGCGGAAAAGGCTGGCTGGGCGGTCGGCGACCGGATCGTGGCGGTGAACGGCCATTCGATCGATGCGAACTATACGCGTGGGGAGCTCTGGCAAGTGCGCTCCCGGCCTGCTGGCACCCTCGTAAAGCTGACGATGGCCTCGGGTGATGTGCGCGAGCTCAGGCTGGCCGATTATTATTGA
- a CDS encoding helix-turn-helix domain-containing protein, with translation MMKPVMIGQLASETSTKVTTIRFYESIGLLRSAPRTASGRRTYDASDIERLHFIRNGRRLGFSVDEIRSLMGLAQNPDQDCGAASAIAAQHLKDVEERLAQLAVLRDELAMLSQSCTKARMADCRIMKAIGKGHPQADQ, from the coding sequence ATGATGAAGCCGGTGATGATTGGGCAGCTCGCCAGCGAGACCTCGACGAAGGTGACGACGATCCGCTTTTATGAGTCGATCGGGTTGCTCCGATCCGCCCCTCGCACGGCGTCGGGTCGCAGAACCTACGATGCCAGTGACATTGAGCGTTTGCACTTCATCCGCAACGGTCGCCGGCTTGGCTTCTCCGTCGACGAGATCCGTTCGTTGATGGGGCTGGCGCAGAACCCGGACCAGGATTGTGGTGCCGCCTCAGCTATCGCTGCTCAGCACCTCAAGGATGTGGAGGAGAGACTGGCGCAACTCGCGGTGTTGCGGGATGAGTTGGCAATGCTCAGCCAGAGCTGCACCAAGGCGCGCATGGCCGATTGTCGGATCATGAAGGCGATCGGCAAAGGCCACCCTCAAGCCGATCAATAA
- a CDS encoding cytochrome c/FTR1 family iron permease, with protein sequence MRLLALIRAMLSLRLLSALAALLIPAAAIAEPGDVQTAWRLLDYMAVDYGGAVANGRIKSTSEYAEMTEFAASVSTRLQGLPAKPERQALIQRAANLQAVIAEKGPTEQVATLAHGLAADLLRAYPVPLAPDKAPNLVSSDALFRQSCASCHGMTGNGRGPDAAKLATPPIAFTDAERARQRSVFALYQVVTQGIDGTAMQSFADLPNDQRWALAFRAGSFAFTDAQAREGERLWKSDPTLRRRIPDLKTLVALTPAALGAAIGDAKADPVLAFLRRHPEQVIQQAPGSLAVARAKLAESVAAARRGDARMAKELALSAYLDGFEPIEPTLTARDATLMGRIEGAMGEFRASIDRGASPDDLAEKVAVLGGLFDDAEAALAPDAATEASTFLGAFTILLREGLEALLIVVAMIAFLRKAERGEALRYVHGGWVSAIIAGGITWAVATYAIGISGASRELTEGFGSLFAAVVLLSVGIWMHGKAQADQWQRYIREKMSRALSGGSGWFLFGLAFVVVYREVFETILFYAALSAQGDNGMLLAGAGSAIGLLSLIAWAMLRYSRKLPIAQFFRYSSWLMAVLTVVLAGKGVAALQEAGLINIAPLADVPRLSMLGVFPTWQSVLAQLLMAVAIAVGFAWNGRDRSRSGSGSVTLGSN encoded by the coding sequence GTGCGTCTGCTCGCGTTGATCCGGGCAATGCTCTCGTTGCGGCTGCTCTCCGCGCTCGCGGCGCTGCTGATCCCTGCTGCGGCAATCGCCGAACCCGGCGACGTGCAAACCGCATGGCGGCTGCTCGACTATATGGCCGTCGATTATGGCGGCGCGGTCGCCAACGGTCGGATCAAGAGCACGTCGGAATATGCCGAGATGACGGAGTTCGCCGCGTCGGTCTCGACACGGCTTCAGGGCCTGCCGGCGAAGCCGGAGCGTCAAGCCCTCATCCAGCGGGCTGCCAACCTCCAGGCGGTGATCGCGGAAAAGGGACCGACTGAACAGGTGGCAACATTGGCGCACGGGCTCGCGGCCGATCTGTTGCGCGCCTACCCGGTGCCGCTCGCGCCCGATAAGGCTCCGAACCTCGTCTCCAGCGATGCCCTGTTCCGACAATCCTGCGCGTCCTGCCACGGGATGACGGGCAACGGCCGTGGCCCTGACGCCGCCAAGCTCGCTACGCCCCCGATTGCTTTCACCGATGCCGAGCGCGCGCGCCAGCGCAGCGTGTTCGCGCTCTATCAGGTGGTGACGCAAGGCATCGACGGGACCGCGATGCAGAGCTTCGCCGATCTGCCCAACGATCAGCGCTGGGCGTTAGCATTCCGAGCCGGGAGCTTCGCCTTCACGGATGCGCAGGCGCGCGAAGGCGAGCGGCTTTGGAAATCCGACCCGACCCTTCGCCGGCGCATTCCGGACCTGAAAACCCTGGTCGCGCTCACCCCGGCCGCGCTCGGCGCGGCGATCGGCGACGCCAAGGCTGACCCAGTGCTCGCGTTCCTGCGTCGTCATCCCGAACAGGTGATACAACAGGCTCCCGGCTCGCTCGCGGTCGCCCGCGCCAAACTCGCCGAAAGCGTGGCGGCTGCGCGGCGCGGCGATGCGCGCATGGCGAAAGAGCTGGCGCTGTCGGCCTATCTCGATGGGTTCGAGCCGATCGAGCCAACACTCACCGCGCGCGACGCGACGCTGATGGGTCGAATCGAGGGCGCGATGGGGGAGTTCCGCGCCTCGATCGACCGGGGCGCGTCGCCCGATGATCTCGCGGAGAAGGTCGCAGTACTGGGCGGCCTTTTCGACGATGCGGAAGCGGCGCTCGCGCCTGATGCCGCCACCGAAGCGTCCACGTTCCTGGGCGCGTTCACGATCCTGCTGCGTGAAGGGCTCGAAGCCCTGCTCATCGTTGTCGCCATGATCGCGTTCCTGCGTAAAGCCGAGCGCGGCGAGGCGCTGCGGTACGTGCATGGCGGCTGGGTCAGCGCGATCATCGCGGGCGGGATCACCTGGGCGGTCGCCACCTATGCGATCGGGATCAGCGGTGCGAGCCGGGAGCTGACGGAAGGGTTTGGCTCGCTGTTCGCCGCGGTCGTGCTGCTCTCGGTCGGGATTTGGATGCACGGCAAGGCGCAGGCCGATCAGTGGCAGCGCTATATTCGCGAGAAGATGTCGCGGGCGCTCTCGGGCGGGTCGGGCTGGTTCCTGTTCGGGCTGGCGTTCGTCGTAGTTTATCGCGAGGTCTTCGAGACGATCCTGTTCTATGCCGCGCTTTCGGCGCAAGGTGACAACGGGATGCTTCTCGCGGGGGCCGGGTCGGCGATTGGACTGCTCAGCCTGATCGCTTGGGCCATGCTTCGCTACAGTCGCAAGCTGCCGATCGCGCAGTTCTTCCGCTATAGCTCCTGGCTCATGGCGGTCCTGACCGTCGTGCTGGCGGGTAAAGGCGTCGCCGCGCTCCAGGAAGCCGGCCTTATCAACATCGCACCGCTCGCGGACGTGCCACGGCTGTCGATGCTCGGCGTGTTTCCCACTTGGCAATCGGTGCTGGCGCAACTCCTGATGGCGGTCGCCATTGCGGTCGGGTTCGCCTGGAACGGGCGCGACCGATCCCGCTCGGGTTCCGGCTCAGTGACCCTTGGTTCGAATTAG
- a CDS encoding cation transporter has translation MNASTESCGCHGEPARAQTDPAYRRALLTVVVLNLGFGVAELFGGFIADSQALKADSLDFLGDGSISLIGLLALAWSARARAKVALTQGLFLGALGVGVIGFAIWRALNATAPDAELMGTIGVVALAINVVSALVLARFREGDANVRAIWLFSRNDALANVAVIAAAGLVAWTGSAWPDLAVAGLIALLFLHSAYEIVTGARRELGER, from the coding sequence ATGAATGCTTCTACCGAAAGCTGCGGGTGCCACGGGGAGCCCGCGCGCGCGCAAACCGATCCGGCCTATCGCCGTGCGCTGCTGACCGTCGTGGTGCTCAACCTCGGCTTCGGAGTCGCCGAGCTGTTCGGCGGGTTCATCGCCGATAGCCAAGCGCTGAAAGCGGATTCCCTCGATTTTCTCGGGGACGGGTCGATCAGCCTTATCGGTCTTCTCGCGCTTGCCTGGTCCGCACGGGCGAGGGCAAAGGTCGCGCTGACGCAGGGGTTGTTTCTCGGTGCGCTTGGCGTGGGCGTAATCGGTTTCGCGATTTGGCGCGCCCTGAACGCAACCGCGCCCGATGCCGAACTGATGGGCACAATCGGCGTTGTCGCGCTCGCGATCAATGTCGTGTCCGCCTTGGTGCTTGCGCGTTTCCGGGAAGGGGACGCCAATGTTCGCGCGATCTGGCTGTTCAGCCGCAACGACGCGCTCGCCAACGTGGCGGTGATCGCCGCGGCCGGTCTGGTGGCGTGGACAGGAAGCGCCTGGCCGGACCTCGCCGTCGCCGGCCTCATCGCCCTCCTGTTCCTCCACTCCGCTTATGAAATCGTCACTGGCGCTCGGCGCGAATTGGGAGAGCGGTAG